From a single Nicotiana tabacum cultivar K326 chromosome 8, ASM71507v2, whole genome shotgun sequence genomic region:
- the LOC107766072 gene encoding 4-coumarate--CoA ligase 2-like (The RefSeq protein has 3 substitutions, 2 frameshifts compared to this genomic sequence): MEKDTKHGDIIFRSKLPDIYIPNHLPLHSYCFENISEFSSRPCLINGANKQIYTYADVELSSRKVAAGLHKQGIQQKDTIMILLPNSPEFVFAFIGASYLGAISTMANPLFTAAEVVKQVKASGAKIIVTQACHVNKVKDYALENNVKIICIDSAPEGCLHFSVLTQADEHDIPEVEIQPDDVVALPYSSGTTGLPKGVMLTHKGLVTSVAQQVDGENRNLYIHSEDVLLCVLPLFHIYSLNSVLLCGLRVGAAILIMQKFDIVPFLELIQNYKVTIGPFVPPIVLAIAKSPMVDDYDLSSVRTVMSGAAPLGKELEDTVRAKFPNAKLGQGYGMTEAGPVLAMCLAFAKEPFEIKSGACGTVVRNAEMKIVDPETGNSLPRNQSGEICIRGDQIMKGYLNDPEATARTIDKEGWLYTGDIGYIDDDDELFIVDRLKELIKYKGFQVAPAELEALLLNHPTFSDAAVVPMKDEQAEEVPVAFVVRSSGSTITEDEVKDFISKQVIFYKRIKRVFFVDAVPKSPSGKILRKDLRAKLAAGLPN, translated from the exons ATGGAGAAAGATACAAAACATGGCGATATAATTTTCAGATCAAAACTCCCTGATATTTACATCCCTAATCATCTTCCTTTACACTCTTACTGCTTTGAAAACATTTCAGAGTTCAGTTCTCGACCTTGTTTAATCAATGGAGCCAACAAACAAATTTATACGTATGCTGATGTTGAACTCAGTTCAAGAAAAGTTGCTGCTGGTCTTCACAAACAAGGGATCCAACAAAAGGATACAATCATGATCCTATTGCCTAACTCCCCAGAATTTGTGTTTGCTTTCATTGGTGCATCGTACCTTGGAGCTATTTCTACAATGGCCAATCCTTTGTTTACGGCCGCTGAGGTTGTGAAGCAAGTCAAGGCTTCTGGTGCTAAGATCATTGTCACACAAGCGTGTCATGTTAACAAAGTGAAAGATTATGCTTTGGAGAATGATGTTAAGATCATATGCATCGACTCGGCACCGGAGGGTTGTCTCCACTTCTCCGTGCTAACTCAGGCCGATGAGCACGATATTCCTGAG GTAGAAATCCAACCCGATGATGTGGTGGCGTTGCCCTACTCCTCTGGGACGACTGGATTACCTAAAGGAGTGATGTTGACACACAAGGGACTTGTCACAAGCGTGGCACAACAAGTCGATGGTGAAAATCCGAATTTGTATATCCATAGCGAGGACGTGTTGCTTTGTGTCTTGCCCTTGTTTCATATCTATTCCCTCAACTCCGTTTTGCTTTGTGGATTAAGGGTTGGAGCAGCGATTTTGATTATGCAGAAATTTGATATTGTTCCATTCTTGGAGTTGATACAAAATTACAAAGTGACAATAGGGCCGTTTGTACCGCCTATTGTCTTGGCCATTGCTAAGAGTCCTATGGTTGATGATTATGATCTTTCATCAGTAAGAACTGTCATGTCTGGGGCTGCACCATTAGGAAAGGAGCTTGAAGACACTGTTCGAGCCAAATTTCCTAATGCTAAACTTGGTCAG GGTTATGGTATGACAGAAGCTGGACCAGTGTTGGCAATGTGCTTGGCATTTGCAAAAGAACCCTTTGAAATAAAATCAGGGGCATGTGGGACAGTTGTGAGAAATGCTGAGATGAAAATTGTGGATCCTGAAACTGGTAATTCTCTTCCCAGGAATCAATCTGGAGAAATTTGCATAAGAGGAGACCAAATCATGAAAG GCTACCTGAATGATCCAGAGGCCACAGCAAGAACAATAGACAAAGAAGGATGGTTATATACAGGTGACATTGGCTATATTGATGATGACGACGAGCTTTTTATTGTGGATCGATTGAAGGAGCTGATTAAATACAAAGGATTTCAAGTTGCACCTGCTGAGCTCGAAGCTCTCCTTCTCAACCATCC AACAT CTGATGCTGCTGTTGTCCC CATGAAAGACGAACAAGCGGGAGAAGTTCCAGTGGCTTTTGTTGTTAGATCCAGTGGATCCACCATTACTGAAGATGAAGTCAAGGATTTCATCTCAAAGCAG
- the LOC107766072 gene encoding 4-coumarate--CoA ligase 2-like isoform X1, whose product MEKDTKHGDIIFRSKLPDIYIPNHLPLHSYCFENISEFSSRPCLINGANKQIYTYADVELSSRKVAAGLHKQGIQQKDTIMILLPNSPEFVFAFIGASYLGAISTMANPLFTAAEVVKQVKASGAKIIVTQACHVNKVKDYALENDVKIICIDSAPEGCLHFSVLTQADEHDIPEVKIQPDDVVALPYSSGTTGLPKGVMLTHKGLVTSVAQQVDGENPNLYIHSEDVLLCVLPLFHIYSLNSVLLCGLRVGAAILIMQKFDIVPFLELIQNYKVTIGPFVPPIVLAIAKSPMVDDYDLSSVRTVMSGAAPLGKELEDTVRAKFPNAKLGQGYGMTEAGPVLAMCLAFAKEPFEIKSGACGTVVRNAEMKIVDPETGNSLPRNQSGEICIRGDQIMKGYLNDPEATARTIDKEGWLYTGDIGYIDDDDELFIVDRLKELIKYKGFQVAPAELEALLLNHPNISDAAVVPMKDEQAGEVPVAFVVRSSGSTITEDEVKDFISKQVIFYKRIKRVFFVDAVPKSPSGKILRKDLRAKLAAGLPN is encoded by the exons ATGGAGAAAGATACAAAACATGGCGATATAATTTTCAGATCAAAACTCCCTGATATTTACATCCCTAATCATCTTCCTTTACACTCTTACTGCTTTGAAAACATTTCAGAGTTCAGTTCTCGACCTTGTTTAATCAATGGAGCCAACAAACAAATTTATACGTATGCTGATGTTGAACTCAGTTCAAGAAAAGTTGCTGCTGGTCTTCACAAACAAGGGATCCAACAAAAGGATACAATCATGATCCTATTGCCTAACTCCCCAGAATTTGTGTTTGCTTTCATTGGTGCATCGTACCTTGGAGCTATTTCTACAATGGCCAATCCTTTGTTTACGGCCGCTGAGGTTGTGAAGCAAGTCAAGGCTTCTGGTGCTAAGATCATTGTCACACAAGCGTGTCATGTTAACAAAGTGAAAGATTATGCTTTGGAGAATGATGTTAAGATCATATGCATCGACTCGGCACCGGAGGGTTGTCTCCACTTCTCCGTGCTAACTCAGGCCGATGAGCACGATATTCCTGAGGTCA AAATCCAACCCGATGATGTGGTGGCGTTGCCCTACTCCTCTGGGACGACTGGATTACCTAAAGGAGTGATGTTGACACACAAGGGACTTGTCACAAGCGTGGCACAACAAGTCGATGGTGAAAATCCGAATTTGTATATCCATAGCGAGGACGTGTTGCTTTGTGTCTTGCCCTTGTTTCATATCTATTCCCTCAACTCCGTTTTGCTTTGTGGATTAAGGGTTGGAGCAGCGATTTTGATTATGCAGAAATTTGATATTGTTCCATTCTTGGAGTTGATACAAAATTACAAAGTGACAATAGGGCCGTTTGTACCGCCTATTGTCTTGGCCATTGCTAAGAGTCCTATGGTTGATGATTATGATCTTTCATCAGTAAGAACTGTCATGTCTGGGGCTGCACCATTAGGAAAGGAGCTTGAAGACACTGTTCGAGCCAAATTTCCTAATGCTAAACTTGGTCAG GGTTATGGTATGACAGAAGCTGGACCAGTGTTGGCAATGTGCTTGGCATTTGCAAAAGAACCCTTTGAAATAAAATCAGGGGCATGTGGGACAGTTGTGAGAAATGCTGAGATGAAAATTGTGGATCCTGAAACTGGTAATTCTCTTCCCAGGAATCAATCTGGAGAAATTTGCATAAGAGGAGACCAAATCATGAAAG GCTACCTGAATGATCCAGAGGCCACAGCAAGAACAATAGACAAAGAAGGATGGTTATATACAGGTGACATTGGCTATATTGATGATGACGACGAGCTTTTTATTGTGGATCGATTGAAGGAGCTGATTAAATACAAAGGATTTCAAGTTGCACCTGCTGAGCTCGAAGCTCTCCTTCTCAACCATCCCAACATTTCTGATGCTGCTGTTGTCCC CATGAAAGACGAACAAGCGGGAGAAGTTCCAGTGGCTTTTGTTGTTAGATCCAGTGGATCCACCATTACTGAAGATGAAGTCAAGGATTTCATCTCAAAGCAG
- the LOC142162966 gene encoding uncharacterized protein LOC142162966: protein MTRSQTSNTPTQVNIVRIRSKKCGRPEKSKEKLKVDLVNEDDVGPSVKPKRRKIKDDGDSGLDCISKEQRFAIRCELNERKTKLNTSLNLKFKLIHCILLREVVPEWERELWVKINGCLLRFGIGEFVVITGLKCVEDDATFYDKPDVNRLLKEYFPGDGKKAITRGQLLDRFKKKDWKSDEDAFKMALMIFVYHFIFSDANNHGINKDDFDIIESGQYQTYAWEKKLFEDILKTMRDRQSVRVGTNVPHILNWKVTETPTYADLTGRVIMCGIDKLNYRNISPTREEMSTLNIDTLFEVNADNVASGEVPAFHTNDSVAASPPCPQNMEQQSKRPYPQNMEQQSKRHFPQNMDRQPNPNYDSLVRIDLLNVEVEKLRTAVGKLTDTITTLTDYVVSSFEKVFSFLNMKETKKTKEDIRQHVSDDNTYGLGEFDGYQYDIVPDFVDQVNQDNVLADEGVIDGAAGDVKGDIFWDDIGDKDLAALQMSQIVLHKPSIIDVEDDYISPKQSPLAKEFCAFVDNGMDTRRSAKNIYTDEVNKLAEAFTFGSCHVTTKDWFHSLAYCGRPLIDTHLNVLFYYLRKREKYGPSVAMWFTTTDFAFGNKINSLYKDFKVNQDASVIPEGHDIEEYIRGYYCDANVSWHTVDYVLFPIYVKRGRAKLGHWVLGLFTFIDRCIHICDSNREAINDRLALDATLPYAILIPYFLKSSDFYVEKKGIDWSNGAYTNKSHSDALQINLVNNVAQQFKCDCGAFVARFTEYFILGKEIRKDNFDIETLRTSCFCPLTKYVFALWLQFC, encoded by the exons ATGACTCGTTCGCAAACGAGTAATACTCCTACTCAGGTTAACATCGTTAGAATAAGGAGTAAGAAATGTGGGAGAcctgaaaaatcaaaagaaaagctGAAAGTTGATTTGGTTAATGAAGATGATGTAGGCCCCAGTGTTAAACCGAAAAGGAGAAAGATCAAGGACGATGGTGACAGTGGTCTTGATTGCATATCGAAAGAACAAAGGTTTGCTATTCGCTGCGAATTGAATGAGAGAAAAACTAAGCTGAAT ACCTCCCTCAATTTAAAATTCAAACTTATTCATTGTATACTATTGAGGGAAGTCGTCCCAGAATGGGAAAGGGAGTTGTGGGTGAAAATTAATGGTTGTTTGCTGCGTTTTGGCATTGGAGAGTTTGTTGTTATCACTGGTTTGAAGTGTGTAGAAGACGATGCCACTTTCTATGACAAACCAGATGTTAATAGGTTGCTAAAAGAGTATTTTCCAGGAGATGGAAAAAAGGCTATAACAAGGGGGCAACTTCTTGATCGCTTCAAGAAAAAGGACTGGAAGTCGGACGAAGATGCGTTCAAAATGGCCTTGATGATATTTGTCTATCATTTCATATTCTCAGATGCCAATAATCATGGTATCAACAAAGATGATTTTGATATCATTGAAAGTGGTCAATATCAGACGTATGCTTGGGAAAAAAAGTTATTTGAAGATATTTTAAAAACAATGAGGGACAGACAGT CTGTTCGCGTTGGCACAAATGTGCCACACATTCTTAATTGGAAAGTCACTGAAACTCCAACATATGCAGATTTGACTGGCAGGGTGATCATGTGTGGTATTGACAAG TTGAACTATAGGAACATTTCCCCTACTCGTGAAGAGATGTCAACTCTGAACATCGACACGCTTTTTGAAGTTAATGCCGATAATGTTGCATCAGGGGAGGTGCCTGCTTTTCACACTAATGATTCTGTCGCTGCATCTCCACCTTGTCCTCAGAATATGGAGCAACAGTCTAAACGACCTTATCCTCAGAATATGGAGCAACAGTCTAAACGACATTTTCCTCAGAATATGGATCGACAGCCTAACCCGAATTATGATTCTTTAGTGCGTATTGATCTGTTGAATGTTGAAGTTGAGAAGTTGAGAACTGCTGTTGGAAAG TTGACTGATACAATTACGACACTCACCGATTATGTAGTTTCTTCCTTTGAAAAAGTATTCAGTTTTCTGAATATGAAGGAAACCAAGAAAACGAAAGAGGAT atTCGTCAGCACGTGTCTGATGACAATACATATGGTCTCGGCGAATTTGATGGCTATCAATATGATATTGTTCCCGACTTTGTCGATCAAGTGAATCAAGATAACGTGCTAGCTGATGAGGGAGTTATTGATG GGGCAGCAGGTGATGTCAAGGGTGACATATTTTGGGATGACATTGGCGATAAAGATTTAGCTGCGCTACAGATGTCCCAAATTGTGCTTCACAAACCATCCATCATAGATGTAGAAGATGATTACATTTCTCCTAAACAGTCA CCATTGGCTAAAGAGTTTTGCGCATTTGTTGATAATGGGATGGATACGAGGCGAAG tgcaaaaaatatatataccgATGAAGTAAATAAGCTTGCAGAAGCTTTTACTTTTGGCTCGTGTCATGTGACCACGAAGGATTGGTTCCACTCACTTGCGTATTGTGGTCGACCTTTGATTGACACG CACTTGAATGTCCTCTTTTATTATTTGAGGAAGAGGGAAAAATATGGGCCGAGTGTTGCCATGTGGTTTACTACAACCGACTTTGCCTTTGGTAACAAAATCAACTCCCTGTATAAAGATTTCAAAGTGAATCAAGATGCTTCAGTGATTCCTGAAGGGCATGATATAGAAGAGTACATTAGAGGATATTATTGCGATGCAAATGTATCGTGGCACACTGTTGACTACGTCTTATTCCCTATCTATGTGAAGCGCGGAAGAGCAAAATTAGGCCATTGGGTTTTGGGGTTGTTTACGTTCATAGATAGGTGCATCCACATCTGTGACTCTAACCGTGAAGCTATTAATGATAGACTTGCTTTGGATGCTACATTACCTTATGCAATTCTGATACCTTACTTCTTGAAGAGTTCTGATTTTTATGTCGAGAAGAAGGGCATTGATTGGAGCAATGGTGCATATACCAATAAATCCCATTCTGATGCTTTGCAGATTAATCTGGTTAATAATGTGGCCCAACAGTTCAAATG TGATTGTGGTGCTTTTGTTGCTAGATTTACTGAGTATTTCATCCTTGGTAAGGAAATTCGAAAAGATAATTTTGACATTGAGACACTTCGCACCAG TTGCTTTTGTCCTTTAACAAAGTATGTATTTGCATTATGGTTGCAGTTTTGTTAA
- the LOC107766075 gene encoding uncharacterized protein LOC107766075 produces METSTELGEKYNKFLRENLIAKSKQMTVRPVTEQLYTVFEGVRRNIVCLEKGTCSCEKFQMDELPCPHAWAVLKNQQLKPDQYCSFYYKKDKLLRIYEFPVNPMPNESLWVILTEVLEDVVLPPKGRRNGGRPRKERSNLLQRKSLRGRFHVLCVDKVVTIEKHVKIDQNK; encoded by the exons ATGGAGACATCTACAGAGCTTGGTGAAAAGTACAACAAATTCCTTCGGGAAAATTTGATTGCAAAATCAAAGCAAATGACG GTGAGACCTGTTACGGAGCAGTTATATACTGTGTTTGAAGGGGTAAGGCGAAACATAGTGTGCCTTGAAAAGGGAACATGCAGTTGCGAAAAATTTCAAATGGATGAACTTCCATGTCCTCATGCTTGGGCGGTTTTGAAGAACCAGCAGCTAAAACCTGACCAGTATTGCTCTTTTTACTACAAAAAGGATAAACTCCTTAGAATTTATGAATTTCCAGTGAATCCGATGCCAAATGAGAGTTTATGGGTAATCCTAACAGAGGTGCTGGAAGATGTGGTCCTACCACCTAAAGGGAGAAGGAATGGAGGAAGGCCAAGAAAGGAAAGATCAAACCTGCTTCAGAGAAAGAGTCTAAGAGGGCGTTTTCATGTTCTGTGTGTGGACAAGGTGGTCACAATagaaaaacatgtaaaaatcgACCAAAATAAATAG
- the LOC142162967 gene encoding uncharacterized protein LOC142162967, translating to MKDLWDELDILAPLPSCDYEKSRPYVDNLVRQRLLQFLMGLNESYSKIRSNILQRRPVLAVNQAYSAAVQEESRRALGEVETNKDPLTMLAGRGQMFKGKKPGLIYEHCGYKGHLKDNCYKIIGYPADFKSKKKGQPGGYKPCANNVNAEGEANVKVQILGSFMTEEHYKYLVNLLTKSSIGEGSVAATSSSNMAGTMSLLSSISNNRVYDWIMDICASHHIAFCKEVLESLKEIEVSKLTKELFYLAAFYLDFCMFQGLYNDYVLGIGREDSGLYILRRE from the exons ATGAAAGATTTGTGGGATGAATTGGACATATTGGCACCCTTGCCTTCATGTGATTATGAAAAATCAAGGCCATATGTCGATAACTTGGTGAGACAGAGGTTATTGCAGTTCCTTATGGGACTGAATGAGAGCTATAGCAAAATAAGAAGCAACATTCTTCAGAGGAGGCCAGTACTCGCTGTAAATCAAGCATATTCAGCTGCAGTACAGGAGGAAAGTCGAAGAGCATTAGGAGAAGTTGAGACAAATAAGGATCCCTTGACTATGTTAGCAGGTAGAGGACAGATGTTCAAAGGGAAAAAACCTGGGCTAATCTATGAACATTGTGGGTATAAAGGCCATCTAAAGGATAATTGCTATAAAATAATAGGGTATCCagctgattttaaaagcaaaaagaaaggGCAACCAGGTGGATACAAACCTTGTGCTAACAATGTGAATGCAGAAGGAGAAGCAAATGTCAAAGTGCAGATCTTAGGAAGTTTCATGACAGAGGAGCACTACAAATACTTAGTCAATTTGCTAACCAAATCTTCTATTGGGGAAGGATCTGTTGCTGCAACAAGTTCATCAAACATGGCAGGTACAATGTCACTGCTATCTAGTATATCCAATAACAGGGTATATGATTGGATAATGGATATATGTGCATCACATCACATAGCATTCTGCAAAGAAGTATTAGAAAGTCTTAAAGAAATTGAAG TATCCAAGTTAACTAAAGAGTTGTTCTACTTGGCTGCCTTCTACCTTGATTTCTGCATGTTTCAGGGGCTCTACAATGACTATGTGCTGGGGATTGGTAGAGAAGATAGTGGACTCTACATACTTAGAAGGGAATGA
- the LOC107766073 gene encoding uncharacterized protein LOC107766073, which translates to MVKTIRSDNGTKFFNTQCNDLYASLVKFWGDCVKTTMYLTNKLPSDVLKEKSPFELLHKKPPKVDHLRVFGCLCYASTYPKDTTEAVERNSRDMPLDHASDHNADQVDQVESSQEQDVIPAPETSILASEEMTQEEPHDQMHHTAPTADPLMFQPVPSIAFRRSARRVKPSIWLKYYYTLGNSSNHSSYPISQYVSYDHLSTPYQAYLTTISTEVEPGSFLEASQDVRWVETMQNEIKALKDNNTWEVVDLPCGKRAIGSKWASRQWNIKLTDALKKAGFLQIAYDHSLFTKKSGADTVIIVVYVDDLLITSSCEAMIQAGKETLHLNSKVKDLRS; encoded by the exons ATGGTTAAGACTATAAGATCAGATAATGGCACAAAGTTTTTTAATACTCAGTGCAATGATCTGTATGCATCTCTAG TGAAGTTCTGGGGAGACTGTGTGAAGACAACTATGTACTTGACCAACAAGCTGCCTTCAGATGTCTTGAAAGAGAAGTCTCCTTTTGAATTGCTACATAAGAAGCCACCAAAGGTGGATCATTTAAGAGTGTTTGGTTGTTTGTGCTATGCAAGCACATATCCTAAAG ACACAACTGAAGCTGTTGAAAGAAATAGCAGGGATATGCCACTCGATCATGCTAGTGATCACAATGCTGATCAAGTTGACCAAGTTGAATCCTCTCAAGAACAAGATGTCATTCCAGCACCTGAGACTTCAATACTTGCATCAGAAGAAATGACACAAGAAGAGCCACATGATCAAATGCATCAT ACTGCACCTACTGCAGATCCTCTTATGTTTCAACCTGTACCATCAATTGCATTTAGAAGATCAGCTAGAAGGGTCAAACCTTCTATTTGGCTGAAATATTACTATACTCTTGGGAACTCCTCCAATCATAGTTCCTACCCTATCTCTCAATATGTGTCGTATGACCATCTTTCAACTCCTTACCAAGCCTATCTAACAACCATCTCAACAGAAGTAGAACCAGGGTCTTTCTTAGAAGCTTCACAAGATGTTAGGTGGGTTGAAACTATGCAAAATGAGATCAAGGCCCTAAAAGATAACAACACTTGGGAAGTAGTGGACTTGCCTTGTGGAAAAAGGGCAATTGGGTCTAAATGG GCATCTAGACAATGGAATATTAAGCTAACTGATGCCTTGAAAAAAGCTGGTTTTCTGCAAATTGCCTATGACCATTCACTCTTCACCAAGAAAAGTGGTGCAGATACAGTGATTATAGTGGTCTATGTTGATGACCtattgattacaagcagttgtGAAGCTATGATACAAGCAGGAAAGGAAACATTGCATTTGAATTCTAAAGTAAAGGATCTGCGGAGTTGA